The Haloarchaeobius amylolyticus genome window below encodes:
- a CDS encoding dolichyl-phosphate hexose transferase, protein MSQESTDGELTFDDLAVVMGTYNEAEAIEHVLTDIDEVTDGRAEVVCVDGSDDETPEVARDHGATVIEQEPQGYGVAVREAVLTPDREVVVTTDCDDTYPMEALPRFLDLLNEGYDVVSGDRLYHGADAMPAFNRFGNHMFALAASSLMGERVHDTTTGMRAYRREVVQDITWTENTGLSAELLIRPAMRGYRVVETPIRYAERKGETKLDPLEGGAAIGKSIVKVCLEEQARRLF, encoded by the coding sequence ATGAGTCAGGAGTCGACGGACGGCGAGCTCACATTCGACGACCTCGCCGTCGTCATGGGTACGTACAACGAGGCGGAGGCCATCGAGCACGTCCTCACCGACATCGATGAGGTGACGGACGGACGAGCAGAGGTCGTCTGCGTGGACGGGTCGGACGACGAGACGCCCGAGGTCGCGCGCGACCACGGCGCGACCGTCATCGAACAGGAACCGCAGGGCTACGGGGTGGCGGTCCGGGAGGCCGTCCTCACGCCGGACCGGGAGGTCGTCGTCACGACCGACTGCGACGACACCTACCCGATGGAGGCGCTCCCGCGCTTCCTCGACCTGCTCAACGAGGGCTACGACGTGGTCTCGGGCGACCGGCTCTACCACGGCGCGGACGCGATGCCCGCGTTCAACCGGTTCGGCAACCACATGTTCGCCCTCGCCGCCTCGTCGCTGATGGGCGAGCGCGTCCACGACACGACGACCGGGATGCGGGCGTACCGCCGTGAGGTGGTGCAGGACATCACGTGGACCGAGAACACCGGCCTCTCCGCGGAGCTGCTCATCCGGCCCGCGATGCGGGGCTACCGCGTCGTCGAGACGCCCATCCGGTACGCCGAGCGCAAGGGCGAGACGAAGCTCGACCCGCTGGAGGGCGGCGCAGCGATCGGGAAGTCCATCGTGAAGGTCTGTCTCGAAGAACAGGCCAGACGACTCTTCTAG
- a CDS encoding DUF998 domain-containing protein: MADTRRTLDYLGLVAPTLALGTLFLATVVDPKFDWATRSLSSMGEATPHPLFALGSADQLAFLLFNGGLLLGAALGLPFALRLWRLARNTAERVGVGFLVVALVAMAGVGIAYLDGPVASLHFLAAVSFFLFGTFALLAYGTGTVLAGEARRGLAVLWGGIGHLLAWVLWVVLEALAFTGDGDTWTYFAVPEAVGAVVFGVFVFTMARRDLQAATTPAPGEPDGEQTA, from the coding sequence ATGGCTGACACACGCCGCACCCTCGACTACCTCGGACTGGTCGCGCCCACGCTCGCACTGGGGACGCTGTTCCTCGCGACCGTCGTCGACCCGAAGTTCGACTGGGCCACCCGGTCGCTGTCCAGCATGGGCGAAGCCACGCCGCACCCGCTGTTCGCGCTCGGGTCGGCCGACCAGCTCGCCTTCCTGCTGTTCAACGGCGGTCTGCTGCTCGGCGCGGCCCTCGGCCTGCCCTTCGCCCTCCGGCTCTGGCGACTCGCCCGGAACACCGCCGAGCGCGTCGGCGTCGGTTTCCTCGTCGTCGCGCTCGTCGCCATGGCCGGGGTCGGCATCGCCTACCTCGACGGGCCGGTGGCCAGCCTGCACTTCCTCGCCGCCGTCTCATTCTTCCTGTTCGGCACCTTCGCGCTGCTCGCGTACGGGACCGGGACCGTCCTCGCGGGCGAGGCACGCCGTGGACTCGCCGTCCTCTGGGGCGGCATCGGCCACCTGCTCGCGTGGGTGCTCTGGGTCGTCCTCGAGGCGCTGGCGTTCACGGGCGACGGCGACACCTGGACGTACTTCGCGGTGCCCGAGGCGGTCGGCGCGGTCGTCTTCGGCGTCTTCGTGTTCACGATGGCGCGCCGGGACCTCCAGGCCGCGACGACGCCCGCACCGGGCGAACCCGACGGCGAGCAGACCGCCTGA
- a CDS encoding UPF0058 family protein — MHKDELLELHEQMVLIMEYFEEQNDIPDEIFEQYHGLNVDPSDVHKSKSEHKHAVFVLGNALASAMSEDEFSSAGRIQKRMEELADDAESKI; from the coding sequence ATGCACAAGGACGAACTTCTCGAACTCCACGAACAGATGGTGCTCATCATGGAGTACTTCGAGGAGCAGAACGACATCCCGGACGAGATCTTCGAACAGTACCACGGCCTCAACGTCGACCCCTCCGACGTCCACAAGTCCAAGAGCGAGCACAAACACGCCGTCTTCGTCCTCGGGAACGCCCTGGCGAGCGCGATGAGCGAGGACGAGTTCTCCAGCGCGGGTCGCATCCAGAAGCGGATGGAGGAACTCGCGGACGACGCCGAGTCGAAGATTTAA
- a CDS encoding ArnT family glycosyltransferase, translated as MTLAARIRGLVTRRYVPTLLLSLAAGLVVFLTARGLFPYHSLNHDEGVYMQQAALLLEGQVQHYPPPALADEFRPWFFVVEDGTMYPKYAPVPAGMFALGLAVGLPRLALAAIAVGNVALVMALGTEAFDRRVGVLSGVVLALSPMFLLASSLFLPYAPTTFLNLLFALGYVRAVRASEATTSRRWAGLAGVAIALAFFARPYTAVLFALPFIGHACWTLWTGYRHEAGRLRPHLARNLVVAVLGILGVATALGYNWLLTGDPLLFPFEAFAPLDGLGFGRRRIVDHELVWTPALALRANVALLRQFATTWTAAGWVGSVVFAVGVVAWAAHLRGSDASPTFDRPHLSDDALRLLVLGVFVSVAVGNIYFWGSYNVQGGLEEAHDGLMAIHGPIYHFDMLLPLSVFGGFGVLRTGEVLRDRVASRYSPRAARVALVVALVLTVPVVGVAEQAALSQPVRTSADYTEKYEQAYEPLESTDFDDALVFVPTAYGPWSNHPFQSLRNDPGFDGDVVYAQHQDAESVYEVVDHYRDRNLYRWTYHGVWTPDETERVTGKLVPLDVREGERLRGTTRMGIPPGVDSAIVRIEGEDEVHEYYLNDSVGENVTVNWTVGPGSLRVTDDDLRPLGESGPVAFDGAEELAVAVVLNYDGGATLTYRQEFDTRARGGTVEVLWPAETSVCSLTVDCGTEGTYLPDHPDEHIDGVWINGTLTATGRDG; from the coding sequence ATGACGCTGGCGGCCCGCATCCGCGGTCTGGTCACCCGTCGCTACGTCCCGACCCTCCTGCTCTCGCTGGCGGCCGGCCTCGTCGTCTTCCTCACCGCCAGAGGGCTCTTTCCGTACCACTCGCTGAACCACGACGAGGGCGTCTACATGCAGCAGGCGGCACTGCTGCTCGAGGGGCAGGTCCAGCACTACCCACCGCCGGCGCTGGCCGACGAGTTCCGGCCGTGGTTCTTCGTCGTCGAGGACGGCACGATGTACCCGAAGTACGCGCCGGTCCCGGCGGGGATGTTCGCGCTCGGGCTGGCGGTCGGGCTGCCGCGCCTCGCCCTCGCGGCCATCGCGGTCGGCAACGTCGCGCTCGTGATGGCACTCGGAACCGAGGCGTTCGACCGCCGGGTCGGCGTCCTCTCGGGCGTCGTGCTCGCGCTCTCACCGATGTTCCTGCTCGCGTCGAGCCTGTTCCTGCCCTACGCGCCGACGACGTTCCTGAACCTGCTGTTCGCGCTCGGGTACGTCCGGGCGGTCAGGGCGTCGGAGGCCACCACGAGCCGTCGGTGGGCCGGCCTCGCCGGGGTCGCCATCGCGCTGGCGTTCTTCGCCCGGCCCTACACCGCGGTCCTGTTCGCGCTCCCGTTCATCGGGCACGCCTGCTGGACGCTCTGGACCGGCTACCGCCACGAGGCCGGACGCCTGCGCCCGCACCTCGCCCGGAACCTGGTCGTCGCCGTGCTCGGCATCCTCGGCGTGGCCACCGCCCTCGGCTACAACTGGCTGTTGACGGGCGACCCCCTCCTCTTCCCGTTCGAGGCGTTCGCACCCCTCGACGGCCTCGGGTTCGGCAGGCGCCGCATCGTCGACCACGAACTCGTCTGGACGCCCGCGCTCGCGCTCCGGGCGAACGTCGCCCTGCTGCGCCAGTTCGCGACGACGTGGACCGCCGCCGGCTGGGTCGGCTCGGTCGTGTTCGCGGTCGGTGTGGTCGCCTGGGCGGCCCACCTGCGCGGGAGCGACGCGAGCCCCACGTTCGACCGCCCGCACCTCTCCGACGACGCCCTGCGCCTGCTCGTCCTCGGGGTGTTCGTCTCGGTCGCCGTCGGCAACATCTACTTCTGGGGGAGCTACAACGTGCAGGGCGGGCTGGAGGAGGCCCACGACGGCCTGATGGCCATCCACGGGCCGATATACCACTTCGACATGCTCCTGCCCCTGTCGGTGTTCGGGGGCTTCGGCGTCCTGCGGACGGGCGAGGTGCTCCGCGACCGGGTCGCCAGCCGGTACTCGCCGCGGGCCGCCCGCGTCGCGCTCGTCGTCGCGCTCGTCCTCACGGTCCCGGTCGTCGGCGTCGCCGAGCAGGCCGCGCTCTCCCAGCCGGTCCGGACCAGCGCGGACTACACCGAGAAGTACGAACAGGCGTACGAGCCGCTCGAATCGACCGACTTCGACGACGCGCTCGTGTTCGTCCCGACGGCCTACGGCCCGTGGTCGAACCACCCGTTCCAGTCCCTGCGGAACGACCCCGGCTTCGACGGCGACGTGGTCTACGCACAGCACCAGGACGCCGAGAGCGTCTACGAGGTGGTCGACCACTATCGCGACCGCAATCTCTACCGCTGGACCTACCACGGCGTGTGGACCCCCGACGAGACCGAGCGCGTCACCGGCAAGCTCGTGCCGCTGGACGTTCGCGAGGGTGAGCGACTGCGCGGGACGACGCGCATGGGCATCCCGCCGGGCGTCGACAGCGCCATCGTCCGCATCGAGGGCGAGGACGAGGTCCACGAGTACTACCTGAACGACTCGGTCGGCGAGAACGTCACGGTGAACTGGACGGTCGGCCCCGGGAGCCTCCGGGTCACCGACGACGACCTGCGCCCCCTCGGTGAGAGCGGTCCGGTCGCGTTCGACGGGGCGGAGGAACTCGCGGTCGCGGTCGTCCTGAACTACGACGGCGGGGCGACCCTGACCTACCGTCAGGAGTTCGACACCCGGGCCCGGGGCGGTACCGTCGAGGTCCTCTGGCCGGCCGAGACCTCGGTCTGTTCGCTCACCGTCGACTGCGGCACCGAAGGCACCTACCTCCCGGACCACCCCGACGAGCACATCGACGGGGTCTGGATCAACGGCACGCTGACCGCGACCGGTCGGGACGGATAA
- a CDS encoding ABC transporter ATP-binding protein, with protein sequence MSSDATDPTITADVETVYERPSVEDSETVLELDGVSKSYGSEDVITDLSLSVREGEILTMLGPSGCGKTTTLRLIAGLERPDGGLVNLNGSAVSGDGSFVAPERRGVGVVFQEFALFPHMTARENVGFGLTDVDEAAKQERVDEMLDLVGLHSHADAYPDELSGGQQQRIALARSLAPEPRILLLDEPFSNLDVDLRVEMREEVRRILKEAGVTAISVTHDQEEAMSISDRVAVMNDGDLEQVGRPEQVFQHPESRFVAGFLGHASFLSGYLRGDRVETGIGAIDREVMHGLATEYDGTTLDVLVRPDDIDANPCPASEANGRVVYRRYLGPTILYRVELDNGDVLECMHNHTDQVDLDQPVRVELTADHELAWFPKVDESGNYSEADD encoded by the coding sequence ATGTCAAGTGACGCTACCGACCCCACCATCACCGCAGACGTCGAGACCGTGTACGAACGCCCCTCGGTGGAGGACTCCGAGACCGTCCTCGAACTGGACGGCGTCTCGAAGTCCTACGGCTCCGAGGACGTCATCACCGACCTCTCCCTGTCGGTCCGGGAGGGCGAGATACTCACCATGCTCGGCCCCTCGGGCTGTGGGAAGACGACGACGCTCCGCCTCATCGCGGGCCTCGAACGCCCCGACGGCGGCCTCGTGAACCTGAACGGCTCGGCCGTCTCGGGCGACGGCTCGTTCGTCGCGCCCGAGCGCCGCGGCGTCGGCGTCGTCTTCCAGGAGTTCGCGCTCTTCCCGCACATGACCGCCCGCGAGAACGTCGGCTTCGGGCTGACGGACGTGGACGAGGCCGCGAAGCAGGAGCGCGTCGACGAGATGCTCGACCTCGTCGGCCTGCACTCCCACGCCGACGCCTACCCCGACGAGCTATCCGGCGGCCAGCAACAGCGCATCGCGCTGGCCCGGTCGCTCGCGCCCGAGCCGCGCATCCTGCTGCTCGACGAGCCGTTCTCGAACCTCGACGTGGACCTCCGCGTCGAGATGCGCGAGGAGGTCAGACGCATCCTGAAGGAGGCCGGCGTCACCGCCATCTCGGTCACCCACGACCAGGAGGAGGCGATGAGCATCTCCGACCGCGTGGCCGTGATGAACGACGGCGACCTCGAACAGGTCGGCCGGCCGGAGCAGGTGTTCCAGCACCCCGAGTCCCGCTTCGTCGCGGGCTTCCTGGGGCACGCGTCGTTCCTCTCGGGCTACCTCCGCGGCGACCGCGTCGAGACCGGCATCGGCGCCATCGACCGCGAGGTCATGCACGGCCTGGCGACGGAGTACGACGGGACGACCCTCGACGTGCTGGTCCGCCCCGACGACATCGACGCCAACCCCTGCCCGGCGTCCGAGGCGAACGGGCGGGTCGTCTACCGGCGCTACCTCGGCCCGACCATCCTCTACCGGGTCGAACTCGACAACGGCGACGTCCTCGAGTGCATGCACAACCACACGGACCAGGTCGACCTCGACCAGCCGGTCCGGGTCGAACTGACCGCCGACCACGAACTCGCGTGGTTCCCGAAGGTCGACGAGTCGGGGAACTACAGCGAGGCGGACGACTGA
- a CDS encoding DUF7527 domain-containing protein, translating into MDSRTVERVEGWDSRPFPGGFDELRGLADTEFTGAVTAGTTWLFMLNGRVVGVFDGTIDDYDDAPGTAYEAPHPSLPLLFAMRERGGEERAKYYTNDTPISEADSTLTSGNFTGYIELSENVLSGDYYVVYYGGRSMSCAFVGNQERLLTGDEAFDRADDEVGIYTVMDVEIDVVDIPGDPEPEPEPDPEPADDPATDATPNGGAGVTTPAEEPEATPAPPAEPADDDPAGGAEPMPSADTTTRDPVPEPDPADAEPEPDPEPATGADPVTEAEPARGAEPAPDPDTEPADGRADAGRRADAASAEPTPDAGAGTPAEPAPEQQSDDEQWEAVSDEVDADPVELPDEVLEAVEAETEEDTDPVFQEEEQWRKTRSIPSINPDRSAEGDSQGASAAATEARKSRAQRRSGGTQPPREMGGSGSDRSQSQGGSSQPAGNQPATDRSQQSTQTPQNTGRTDAGRSRSSSDEPLEREMLEREDKIDRLQQRLSNVEEARDELEEERDRLQSENEQLQQTVDRLEAEVADLEAEIADLEAELADARGAAATASVQLSPREALEGTNLFVRYNSKGDATLESAHAGEANAEAVHGNLRLEHHTQFDAADAAVDGQAFEDFLVNTIEYQFVEWFVYDLLYEIRDTGNASAMSDLYDAIPEADRAELNGSVSLRYDENGEEHREQTTFDVVVRDRMGNPLVVANLNDSRDPATEDMMVDLEQRASRVKQTSDQLSGAFLVTASFFDPGALETAAEATSGSFLSRDSKKSFVKLSRKSGYHLCLVETRGGEFHINVPEL; encoded by the coding sequence ATGGACTCGCGCACGGTAGAGCGCGTCGAGGGCTGGGACTCCCGGCCGTTCCCAGGCGGTTTCGACGAACTTCGTGGCCTCGCGGACACGGAGTTCACCGGGGCCGTGACGGCCGGGACGACGTGGCTGTTCATGCTGAACGGCCGCGTGGTCGGCGTCTTCGACGGGACTATCGACGATTACGACGATGCACCGGGGACGGCCTACGAGGCCCCACACCCCTCGTTGCCGCTCCTGTTCGCGATGCGGGAGCGAGGCGGCGAGGAACGTGCGAAGTACTACACCAACGACACACCCATCTCGGAGGCGGACTCGACGCTCACCTCCGGGAACTTCACGGGCTACATCGAACTCTCCGAGAACGTCCTCTCGGGCGACTACTACGTCGTCTACTACGGTGGCCGGTCGATGAGCTGTGCGTTCGTCGGCAACCAGGAACGCCTGCTGACGGGCGACGAGGCGTTCGACCGTGCCGACGACGAGGTCGGCATCTACACCGTGATGGACGTCGAGATCGACGTGGTCGACATCCCGGGCGACCCGGAACCCGAACCCGAACCGGACCCGGAGCCCGCCGACGACCCGGCCACGGACGCGACCCCGAACGGTGGGGCGGGCGTGACCACCCCGGCCGAGGAGCCGGAGGCGACGCCGGCACCGCCGGCCGAACCGGCGGACGACGACCCCGCGGGCGGGGCCGAACCGATGCCGAGCGCCGACACCACGACCCGCGACCCGGTCCCCGAGCCCGACCCCGCGGACGCGGAACCCGAGCCGGACCCGGAGCCAGCGACGGGCGCCGACCCCGTCACCGAGGCCGAGCCGGCACGCGGGGCGGAGCCAGCGCCCGACCCCGACACCGAGCCCGCCGACGGGCGAGCGGACGCCGGCCGCCGGGCCGACGCCGCGTCGGCCGAACCGACTCCCGATGCCGGGGCCGGGACGCCCGCCGAACCGGCTCCCGAACAGCAGTCCGACGACGAACAGTGGGAGGCGGTCTCTGACGAGGTCGACGCCGACCCCGTCGAACTCCCCGACGAGGTCCTCGAGGCGGTCGAGGCCGAGACCGAGGAGGACACCGACCCCGTCTTCCAGGAGGAGGAACAGTGGCGCAAGACCCGTTCCATCCCCTCCATCAACCCCGACCGGTCCGCCGAAGGTGACAGTCAGGGGGCGTCTGCGGCCGCGACCGAGGCCCGCAAGTCCCGGGCCCAGCGACGGAGCGGCGGGACCCAGCCCCCGCGAGAGATGGGTGGCTCGGGCTCGGACCGGAGCCAGTCCCAGGGCGGCTCGTCACAGCCGGCCGGGAACCAGCCCGCGACCGACCGGAGCCAGCAGTCCACCCAGACTCCGCAGAACACCGGCCGCACCGACGCGGGCCGGAGCCGGTCGAGCAGCGACGAGCCGCTGGAGCGCGAGATGCTCGAGCGCGAGGACAAGATCGACAGGCTCCAGCAGCGCCTCTCGAACGTGGAGGAGGCACGCGACGAACTCGAGGAGGAGCGCGACCGACTCCAGTCCGAGAACGAGCAGCTCCAGCAGACCGTCGACCGGCTGGAGGCGGAGGTCGCCGACCTCGAGGCGGAGATCGCCGACCTCGAGGCCGAACTGGCCGACGCCCGCGGCGCGGCCGCGACCGCCAGCGTCCAGTTGAGCCCGCGCGAGGCGCTCGAAGGGACCAACCTGTTCGTCCGCTACAACTCGAAGGGCGACGCCACGCTGGAGTCCGCTCACGCGGGCGAGGCCAACGCCGAGGCGGTCCACGGGAACCTGCGCCTCGAACACCACACCCAGTTCGACGCGGCCGACGCCGCGGTCGACGGGCAGGCGTTCGAGGACTTCCTCGTGAACACCATCGAGTACCAGTTCGTCGAGTGGTTCGTCTACGACCTGCTCTACGAGATCCGCGACACGGGCAACGCCAGCGCGATGTCGGACCTCTACGACGCGATTCCGGAGGCCGACCGTGCCGAGCTCAACGGCTCCGTCTCGCTGCGCTACGACGAGAACGGTGAGGAACACCGCGAGCAGACCACGTTCGACGTGGTCGTCCGCGACCGGATGGGCAACCCGCTGGTCGTGGCGAACCTGAACGACTCGCGCGACCCCGCGACCGAGGACATGATGGTCGACCTCGAACAGCGCGCCTCGCGAGTGAAACAGACGAGCGACCAGCTCTCGGGAGCGTTCCTGGTCACCGCGAGCTTCTTCGACCCTGGTGCGCTGGAGACGGCAGCAGAGGCGACGAGCGGGAGTTTCCTCAGCCGGGATTCGAAGAAGAGTTTCGTGAAGCTCTCACGAAAGTCCGGCTATCATCTCTGTCTGGTGGAGACTCGCGGCGGGGAGTTCCACATCAACGTCCCGGAGCTCTAG
- a CDS encoding potassium channel family protein — protein sequence MDDQRRRLVLFLLTLAAIIIVYTTVYMVVMGQFEGTPRTFWEALNVVVESMTLSGFGEDSDIWSHPVTILFVIVMQFTGVLAVFAALPLFVVPLFEARLTQQAPTTIDELSEHVLIAGYTEHGATLVEELEQRDVDYVIIEKDEELATDLYAAGRSVLHGDPEQTDTLAAAHAGNARAVVADQTDEENASIILSARECAGDVPIVSLLERPENEQYHRYAGADRVISPEHILGRSLADKVTQRVTTEFDDGSMQSAIPSDRDFEIAELSVQRNSEVCNRPLEESRIREQTGANLIGVWDRGEFESPPSPDTTLDEGTVVLAAGTEDQLTKLAEMTRSAKRHHSHGEVVVVGAGEVGSTVTDVLTTRDIPTTLVDIEERPGVDVVGDALDEWTLQSAGIENARTAIVTLPDDTTAVFALLVIRELNPEVELVVRASTAESIPKMYRAGADYVLALTTVSGRMLASIVLGEDVISLDTQIGLVRSPVPALAGRTLAELDVRAKTGVTVVAVERGDEVLTDIEPEFEIQHGDLAIVAGTDEDINEFQAWADPTPSAAEAD from the coding sequence ATGGACGACCAGCGACGCCGTCTCGTGCTGTTCCTGCTCACACTGGCAGCGATCATCATCGTGTACACCACCGTGTACATGGTCGTGATGGGGCAGTTCGAGGGCACCCCGCGGACGTTCTGGGAGGCGCTCAACGTGGTCGTGGAGTCGATGACGCTGTCCGGGTTCGGCGAGGACTCGGACATCTGGTCACATCCCGTGACCATCCTGTTCGTCATCGTCATGCAGTTCACGGGCGTCCTCGCGGTGTTCGCCGCGCTGCCGCTGTTCGTCGTCCCGCTGTTCGAGGCTCGCCTCACCCAGCAGGCCCCGACGACCATCGACGAGCTCTCCGAGCACGTCCTCATCGCGGGCTACACCGAGCACGGTGCGACGCTCGTCGAGGAGCTCGAACAGCGCGACGTGGACTACGTCATCATCGAGAAGGACGAGGAACTCGCGACCGACCTGTACGCCGCGGGCCGGTCGGTGCTCCACGGCGACCCCGAACAGACCGACACGCTGGCGGCGGCCCACGCCGGGAATGCCAGGGCCGTCGTCGCCGACCAGACCGACGAGGAGAACGCGAGCATCATCCTCTCGGCGCGCGAGTGCGCCGGCGACGTGCCCATCGTGAGCCTGCTGGAGCGCCCGGAGAACGAGCAGTACCACCGCTACGCGGGTGCGGACCGCGTCATCTCGCCCGAGCACATCCTCGGGCGCAGCCTGGCCGACAAGGTGACCCAGCGGGTGACGACCGAGTTCGACGACGGGTCGATGCAGTCGGCCATCCCCTCGGACCGGGACTTCGAGATCGCCGAGCTGTCGGTCCAGCGCAACAGCGAGGTGTGCAATCGCCCGCTGGAGGAGAGTCGCATCCGCGAGCAGACCGGGGCGAACCTCATCGGCGTCTGGGACCGCGGCGAGTTCGAGTCGCCACCGTCGCCCGACACCACCCTCGACGAGGGGACGGTCGTCCTCGCCGCGGGCACGGAGGACCAGCTGACGAAGCTCGCCGAGATGACCCGGTCGGCGAAGCGCCACCACAGCCACGGCGAGGTCGTCGTCGTCGGGGCCGGCGAGGTCGGGTCGACCGTCACCGACGTCCTGACCACCCGCGACATCCCGACGACGCTGGTCGACATCGAGGAGCGGCCGGGAGTGGACGTGGTCGGCGACGCGCTCGACGAGTGGACCCTCCAGTCCGCCGGCATCGAGAACGCGCGGACCGCCATCGTCACCCTGCCAGACGACACGACGGCGGTGTTCGCGCTGCTGGTCATCCGCGAACTCAATCCCGAGGTCGAACTCGTCGTCCGGGCCTCGACCGCCGAGAGCATCCCGAAGATGTACCGTGCCGGCGCGGACTACGTGCTCGCGCTGACGACGGTCTCCGGCCGGATGCTCGCCTCCATCGTCCTCGGCGAGGACGTCATCTCGCTCGACACGCAGATCGGGCTGGTCCGGTCGCCGGTCCCCGCCCTCGCCGGCCGGACGCTGGCGGAACTCGACGTGCGGGCGAAGACCGGCGTCACGGTCGTCGCCGTCGAACGCGGCGACGAGGTCCTGACCGACATCGAGCCGGAGTTCGAGATACAGCACGGGGACCTCGCCATCGTCGCGGGGACCGACGAGGACATCAACGAGTTCCAGGCGTGGGCGGACCCGACGCCCAGTGCGGCAGAAGCGGACTGA
- a CDS encoding VOC family protein, whose product MSGIVFFRSTNYERVARFYCEQVGASVWLEQSACTICKYDNMLFGFCDAEETETGGILTFVTEDRQGVDEFYDRLEDRARDEPSVTEAFDIYNFFAEDPDGRTMEFQTFLHETDPV is encoded by the coding sequence ATGTCGGGAATCGTCTTCTTCCGGAGCACGAACTACGAGCGAGTGGCACGGTTCTACTGCGAACAGGTCGGCGCGTCGGTCTGGCTGGAGCAGTCCGCCTGCACCATCTGCAAGTACGACAACATGCTGTTCGGGTTCTGCGACGCCGAGGAGACCGAGACCGGGGGCATCCTCACGTTCGTCACCGAGGACCGCCAGGGCGTCGACGAGTTCTACGACCGCCTCGAAGACCGGGCCCGCGACGAGCCCTCGGTCACCGAGGCCTTCGACATCTACAACTTCTTCGCCGAGGACCCCGACGGGCGGACGATGGAGTTCCAGACGTTCCTCCACGAGACGGACCCGGTCTGA